In Pseudomonas sp. FP1742, the DNA window CGAAGCACGGGTGCGGCAGGACGATACGTTGCGCATATCCGATCACTTGCCGGTGATTGCACGGTTTCTGTTGCCGGTCGCGCCTTAGGTCAAAAGCTTCGCGAGCAAGCCCGCTCCCACATGAGATCTTCAGTGAGTACAGCATTTGTGTACCACCGAGATCCAGTGTGGGAGCGGGCTTGCTCGCGAATGCCGCGCCACCGATGCAACTGACTACTTACGAGGCTTGATCCGCGCCGTCGCCTCGGCCACCAGCGGATCATCCGGCCAGTAGTGCTTCGGGTAACGCCCCTTCAAATCCTTCTTCACCTCGGCGTAGGTACTACGCCAGAAGTTCGCCAGGTCCTGCGTCACCTGCACTGGCCGCCGCGCCGGGGACAGCAGATGCAATTTCACCACCTGCCGGCCACCGGCAATGCGCGGGGTTTCTGCCAGACCGAACAGCTCCTGCAAACGCACCGCCAGAATCGGTGGCTGTTCACTGTAATCCAGACGAATCGACGAACCCGACGGCACACTCAAATGGTGCGGCGCCAGCTCTTCGAGCCGTTGCGGCAACGGCCACGGCAGCAAGTTGTGAACGATGCTCGACAAGTCCAGGCTGGCGAAGTGGCTGAGACGCGAGACTTTACCCAGGTACGGCATCAGCCAATGTTCGAGGCTTTTGAGCAGTGCAGCGTCGCTGACATCCGGCCATTCGCTCTGGCCCTGGCTGCCGAGATCCAACTGCCGCAACAACGCCACCCGCGCCTGCCACTGACGCAGCTCTGGCGTCCAGGGCAACAGCTCCAGACCTTTGCGCCGCACAAGATTCACCAACGCCTGACTGCGAGCACTTTCATCGAGCCCGGTCAGCGGTTCGCGGCTGAGGATCAACTCGCCGACCTTGCGCTGACGCTCGGCCCGCAGCACACCTTCGCGCTCATCCCAATCCAGTTGATCGACGCACCGCACCTGTTCGGCCAGCACCGAGTCGAACAGCGCCGGATCAAAATCCGTCGCCAGATAAATCCGTTCTTCACGCTGGCCCTGACGACTGCCCAGATCGGCGATCACCAGCCACGGTTGTTTCATCAAGCTGTCCGCTTCGGCGAACAGCGCGGCACGACCATTGGCCAGTCGATATTCAGCGCCACCGGCCCGCCGCTGTTGGGCGACCCGATCGGGATAAGCCAACGCCAGCAACGCGCCGAGCCAGCGCGGATGCCCGGGATCGCTGACCGGCTCCGTCGCTTTGCCACGCAAGTAGCCGCGATATTGCCGCGCCAGTTGCCGGGCCCGTTGCACACCGCCCTGCGCACCGCGAGCGGCCCGTTCTTCACCGGACAGCAGCACCAGTCGACTGTGCAGGTCCGCACCAGCGCCACGCAAGATATCCCGCTCCCCGAGCAGTGCGGCGACATCGCAAGCCATGTCGGCCAGACCGAGCGCCTGGCCACGCAACAGCAAATGGGCGATCCGTGGATGGGCCGGCAGTTCGGCCATGGCCTGACCATGACGGGTCAGCGCTTCTCCCTCCAGCGCACCCAAACGCTCAAGCAGATCCTGGGCCTGTGCATAAGCCGCTGCCGGAGGCACATCGAGCCAAACCAACTGCCCCG includes these proteins:
- the hrpB gene encoding ATP-dependent helicase HrpB encodes the protein MISLPIDEVLPALREALATRHEAVLEAPPGAGKTTRVPLALLDEPWLAGQTILMLEPRRLAARAAAERLASELGEKVGETVGYRIRLDSKVGPNTRIEVVTEGILTRRLQDDPALEGVGLLIFDEFHERSLDADLALALSLNGRELFRDDQPLKILLMSATLEGERLAGLLDDAPILRSEGRMYPVAMRWGRPFQPGEFIEPKVVQTILDALNDESGSLLVFLPGQAEIRRVHQQLADALGEGSPVLLCPLHGELDLAAQRAAIDPAPAGKRKVVLATNIAETSLTINGVRVVIDAGLARVPRFDPGSGMTRLDTQRISKASATQRAGRAGRLEPGVCYRLWSQDQHEQLAAYASAEILSADLAGLALQLGRWGVTPGQLVWLDVPPAAAYAQAQDLLERLGALEGEALTRHGQAMAELPAHPRIAHLLLRGQALGLADMACDVAALLGERDILRGAGADLHSRLVLLSGEERAARGAQGGVQRARQLARQYRGYLRGKATEPVSDPGHPRWLGALLALAYPDRVAQQRRAGGAEYRLANGRAALFAEADSLMKQPWLVIADLGSRQGQREERIYLATDFDPALFDSVLAEQVRCVDQLDWDEREGVLRAERQRKVGELILSREPLTGLDESARSQALVNLVRRKGLELLPWTPELRQWQARVALLRQLDLGSQGQSEWPDVSDAALLKSLEHWLMPYLGKVSRLSHFASLDLSSIVHNLLPWPLPQRLEELAPHHLSVPSGSSIRLDYSEQPPILAVRLQELFGLAETPRIAGGRQVVKLHLLSPARRPVQVTQDLANFWRSTYAEVKKDLKGRYPKHYWPDDPLVAEATARIKPRK